In Anoplopoma fimbria isolate UVic2021 breed Golden Eagle Sablefish chromosome 7, Afim_UVic_2022, whole genome shotgun sequence, the DNA window ATCACATAATCCATAAAGGTGTGTTCAAGTAAATCCGTCAGTAATATCCATATCATCATTCTGGCTTTTTACAGAGTCCAACAGGCTTCTTTCTGCTGGCCTGGCGGGGCTGTGTGGCATCCACGTTTTCATAAGAGGCCTCGGCTTGActggaagaggaggtggagactCTGGACACAGATTGTGGCTTTGCCTCCACCGGCTGGCTTTGTATTATCTGAACAACAGATGGCTCTGCCtacgaaaaaaaaagaaaagcgataaaatgtgttttcaacaATGTCACATACTATGATAAGACATCTCCtagcattaatacattttaaatatccttttatctctgctttgtctattttatttttctccaggTCCATGAAAAGACGCAAATTACTTTTCATATATTAAGAACTtccctttgtctttgtttgtattttaaatactcattcatactgtatgttttttattttatttgcactttGAAAATCTTCctctttaatcattttatataataaacttTTTTGCAGCAAGGTTAGCGTCGTGCttttaattgcttttattttaatttaatgtaattactCCTCACAGTTTTGTGCCTCAGAGTTACCAAACAGCTGCACAGCTGGGAAATCAAATGGACAGTGAGGACATACCAGAACATTTGTATGAAACCTTAACATTTGTTATTAAATCTTTGCAAGTGTTTGCTTTCATAGAGTCGAAATATAACATTGGAAGGAAATGGCATTCAGAAACATGCTGACAGCTGAGTGCTGGAAGTTTATTGATGCATAACAAGGCGGGCGGATcttctctggaggtcgggcgaggggctctggagactggggctctggagactggggctctggagactggggctctggagactggggctctggcggcaaggcgggaacaggagcaggtggacgctgcggcccagccgggacgggaaagccgacgggtcaggaggtcaaggataatataaataatataaggACCTGGTTGGGTGTGTCCTTTAACATGccagtgttattttttttattggatctCTTCTCATTTGGAGCAGTTTGGCAATGTTACACTTCAACAAGTCTTTCCAGTCAGCTCAATAACCCTTTATAAACTTTTAAATCGACATGAACCAAGGTTAGAAAATCCTAATCCCAACACCACACCCATCTGGATCAGATATGTCTATATGTAGTTGTCTATAGATCCCTCTAGTGGGCGCCACAACACTCTGTAACAGTTTCTCCCTACTGACCTTCACTCTGATGAACACTTCAATCACTGATAATAATCCTGTAATGCCAACACATTTACTGATCCCATTAAAGATTATGATGTCACAATTTTCATGCACcaactttttaaatatgtgcatgTCATCTGTCACTGTCAATATAAATCCTACACTTTGTACATACAGTAGTATATTGACATGTATACATGCATACACTAAACATAATCATCCAGTCCATTTATAtccattcagtatttatttatttattttcactttttgtatAGTTTACAACCTACAGAACGCttgtcttattattattttttcattggtgctatttatatatatttatatgatatgtatatatagctATGTTTCATATACTTGTTTAAATAACACTCCTGTGTATTTGTTACCTTTATTTGTCCAGATTTGAAGTCCATGTTCCTCTTGTTTTCATCCATTTCTGTATGTGGTACAcatacttggccaataaagGTGATTCTGATTCCGTTTCTTAGGTAAAATTCAGTCAGCATATAGTTTAGTTTATAATTAATATTGCAGTCAGGAATACAGTTACCAGAGTTTATAGTGATTCAACAAATCTAACATTTACCTTTCCTCAGCTGCCAGTATTTTATAGTGTTGTggtaaaatttaatttaaatagtGCTCTCACTGGCTGTAATTTTGCAAAGGTTTAATCAGGCCTGGCCAGACTGCATGTCCGGCTTGCTGCACTTtcagccttttattttttctccacttAACTTGTCACATTAGAGTTTGactgacaggaagaggaaacagTAGTTCCTCTGCTCACAGAGATGGCTGCTGCTCAGCTCCGATACACAAGCTTATTTTCATACACTGCTCTTCTGCTGATTGGGTACTCCCTCTATGGTATGTAGATCTCTGcacttttatatttgtttggcTGATGCACTCGTGCATGACCTTAAACTTTCACAACTGCATAGGTCGAGCTAACCGTATGTCCTTGATGTCTGCATTTCCtctatattttgtgtgtttacaatTACATGAAAGTTAAGTTGAATAATGTttctttgaaatatatatatatatatatatatatatatatatatatatataatatatatatatatatatatatatatatatatatatatatatagatattttatatatatatatatatatataatatatatatataaatatttaaaatgttctatcCAATTTCTTTGCCTTATGTAAAGCATTGCCTCTGTGTGTAAAATATGACATTCTTTCCCACAAATGAATcctcatttttaaatgacatagcccttttctttcttgtctctctctgttaacATTGGTGACCATCAGCAAAAATGATTCTCACTTTATCGTTTGCTGATGAGTTTCAGATGTGGAGACTTCCAGTTGTGAAAGAAACATCCATAAAAAAGTTGGCGACACCGTGGAGTTGTCATCATGCTCACCAGCTGAAGGGGTCACCTCAGCATATTGGAAATATGAAGGGTTAAGAATTGCGAGAAAAAATGTGGATGTTTCTGGAAAACATCAGTTCGAGGGCAGATTAGACCTAAACCCTTCAAGCTTAGATTTAACAGTGAGAGGACTGACTCTCCAAGATTCTGGTGTGTTCAGTTTTCTCTCAGAGGTGAATAACAAACAAAGGCCGACAGTAACCATCACTCTGCATGTTCATGGTAAGGACCAAGTTACCTAATAATTGTTCATAAATGATAAtctattattaatttatatcagtatgttgattgatttattcaaatagaacaGATGGCACAACACTGGTAGCAGAAAGCACTCAACACATGAaaaggttttctgttttcaccTGTGTTTTCTGGGCTCTCTCAACCACCACAGCCTTAAGTTATTAGTTGATGATGTCTGATAGTAAAGCTAATTGGATATAATGGGACGCTTGCACCTATAAAAAATGCTGTGTCCCGTGCCCCAAACCATGAATCTGAAAGTTTTCATCACTATACACAACTGTTAACCTTCATCTTAACATATCAGTCTTTCAATCTGTCACTCTGCCATCATTATTCTCCTTTTtccccctccgtctctctctgtctttcaattatttatatttgaaatgtaataataacattgCCAAAGCCTTGagatacatttatatttgtgcATGTATTCAAATAGTACATGTGGTAGACTGTTTATGATTTTAAGATTATGGATTGCCAGTGTGTAGTCCCGGAGCTTGTTTGTAGTTGGGACTTGACTGACGATAACCTGCTGATTTAGTATACTTTTTTAGGCTAGATACCATTCTGATGTCGTTTTTTTGAGCTTATTTAAACCAATGTTTCAAATACTCAGGGAAACGTCACTGATATCTTGTTGGTTTTCTGGGTCCTGTTCTGCTTTGCAtgtatttgttggtgttttcatGGCTATATCTAATCCAgttcctctctcctgctctctctcccaaTTTCCTCATCAGAGCCCATAACTATAGCGCCCGCTGTGACTTCCAATTCCACCTGGTACCCCCTGAACCAGTCCTGTACAGTTTTGCTGGAGTGCAGTGCAACCACTGACAGCCCAGGTGTCACCTACACCTGGGCTGTTGGGAACGAAACCATGAATGGCTCCAGCCTGCAACACGTCATCACCCCTCAGGACGGAGACACCAGATTCACCTGCACAATCTCCAATTTTGTCAATGAGAAGTCGACAATCGAAACAGTGAAGTGCACACCGAAAAAAGGTTTGTGCAGATAATTGATTATAGTTTATTAGGATGTAGTTTCATAATTCTTTTATGAATCGTACTGGTGATGATTTAGAAGACAAAGAGGATCAGCATGTATTGCAATATTTAACACATGAATGTTTTCACTTAACTATCTGTGCAGCAGCAACCCAGAATAATCAGGTAggtttatagaaaaaaaaaagttgagtgCTGTACTTTTAATCTTTTGAGACATTTACAATATAATTCAGAGTGACTGGATTTTATTCTCATTAAGGTACCTTATAAGTTCTCTTTTAGGGAAGTGTAAATTAAAGTTACTGTAAGCAACTTTTAAccggttatgaaacagtctccaTTTAATATTAATGCCTTTACAAGACcttcataagtaaacaagaccatcagcgagaaaAACTGGCTATTTCTATACAGCTAtacttaatgcttgtcatcgggGCCACCGCGTCCATTCTGCACAAAATCAGATGAAACTCCATCAGCTTAGACTCGAGCGGGGCTTCGATCTGCAACTGGAAGCTCCggcgggaggaggagagctcagcagCGGGCAGCAGCGCCTTCTCCTCCCTCCGGCCAGGAGCTGAGCTTCGCCTCGCTGCTCCGTCTGTCcccgctgggagccaacactTAAACCACGGTGCTGGGTCCGTTGGAGGCAAGGGAGACACGGGAGAACTACAACCAGAACCAGGTTGACTGTCAGACCCTGATACAGTAAAACGAGATGTTCTCttaagggactctggtgctcggaaacactacaaCTTACATTCACAAGGGAATGCcgaaatcaacacaaaatgaaagttccttgtagtagctttaagtttATTAACATacttcttatttattattgcaGTGTCCCACTTCTCACCTCCTGCACCGTTGATTATCGGCACCGTCATTGGCATTTTAGTGTTTATTCTCCTGCTGCTTGCACTGCTTTTCTACACAAAGTCAAACGGTGAGACCTCCTCTTGATGATATTTAATGGATATTACTCTGATTATCCAAAATTAACTTATTGCTTCTGAGGTCTCATTTGCAATACAAAACatgtatcattttttattttgtcacaggTCCATGTTGTAACAGGTTAGGAAACGTGTCTCTTATGCCCGTTAACAGCAATAATGTACAATACATGGTCTTTGTTCATTTAAGAAGCAATGTATTCTTCttacttttactactttttgTAAATTACtgctatatattttaaacatttcagagTTACCCAGGATGAATCCCAGCAGCCCGTGTACTCCTCTCTTCTCCATGGTCAGTCTACCGTCCAACCCTGTTTGCTTTCACAACACCGCAACCCTCAGATggtttttgaaagaaaatagccACAATCAAAAAGATTATAAACATTCATAAGTATGACCTCCCCTTAATAATCTTTGACCTGTAGGTGATGGCTGTGTCTATGAAACTATGAGAGGCTTAGAAGATGCTGGAACAGGTACAGtataaacttttatttacattgagCTGTTTAAAAACTCTGAGGGTAAAATTTAAGTTCATCAAAACATTCTTAGTTCATTCTTTCTTATTTTccaattaaaatgaatgcaacaaaaaaaactcagaatataaaaacatacagtcTCTCAGAAATTTGTATATATTGGGAATTGAGGGTACAAAATAGTGCCAACTAAAATATATGGGTCCATATCTTTCTTCTGTGGCATTTGAACATACTGTATTCACTGTCtaaatgtgtctgaatgtggGAGGGTGTCTCAGCAACACTTCTCTGAAAGAGGAAATGACATGCACAAATGCTCATCTCTGACTAcctgatgtgtttaaatgaccCTGACTTAATTATGATTGACCTGTAGGTGATGACTGTGTCTATGAATAAATGTGAAGCACTGAAGAAGCTGTAATTTGGTACAGTACACCCTACACGTCATTATCACGTTTCCCCACTACACCAATATTATCCTGTACctctcatcatttttttcttttaagtcttTTCCTCCAAATGTTGTTCCAGCGTCAGAAAGAGAAGTGCACCGTTAACAAAACAAGAGAAGCacagatgaaaacatgaaaaacaacattcatgCCAAGGCAGCTTTACagcatttagtttttatgtATGTGCATTCATCTGTCCTCAACTCATCTGTATAGATATTCTGCTCTATCTCACAgagtaatgtttatttatgttcttttaaagttattttacagtGTTCTGAGCAGCAAGGAGTGTCATTTATAGGAATGCTGtctgtattttttcacactGCTTTATATTTTTAGCCTCTTGGTGGAGCAGTGCGGTTTTCCTTCCAGTTAGTTGCTGCTTAGCAGTTCATGTGGTCAAATATCATAGCGGATGCATCAGTGAGTGCGTGCATGATGCATAGCATAATGCATgagaacatttaaacacatttgttaaaCTATGTTGTATCATTGCAAagtgtatagtatatatattatttgcaactatttaaaatgtttaattcaaaatagttttttccttcatttagGCAACTTCCTTCTTCAGTACGTAAATACAATGTTGTTGTTATAACTGTGTgttatcttttgtttgtttttgtttataccTATTGGAATaacatttagattatttttcatgTCAGCAGTTTTATGTCAAAATTGATTGAGCAGCccttactttattttataattgtgaaataaaaaaagacaccttTAAACTCATCTGGTTTGAGTTTTTCTAAACAATGCAGGGGTTCAGGGTGTTTTGTTGAACTTGTCTCTTATATCTTGGTTCTGTTTCTTCAATGAGTCGTTTTACCGTTACAGTATCACTTCTCCTTTCAAAAGAAATGTCAGCAAACATGTTCATATTACACGTTTTACCAAGTCAATAGTCAACTGATCCTTTCGAGTGACCAAATCTGACAACTTGAAAATGAATGTCATCTAAATTGAACAGGCTGTTTGTCTcaatattctttatttcagaGAGGAGAATGGGAGtgcatgttgtaaaaaaaagaagttcttAAAATGGTAGTTGACACATTTCATCCTCTGGATTATCATGActcagaaaaaaggaaattactTAATTTCTTCCACCGGCTAACTCCCCTAATATTTTTAGCCACTGTGTGTCTAATGTTCTGCTTTAGTCAAGAATACATCTGCAGAAATGTGATTAAACCATGTTACTGGTTACTGCTGAAGGGATACCAAACACTGAACCAACAGGGTGAAAGTTTAGCATAAATCACTCACTGCTAAACCAGTCAAAGCAGTTGTTATCGTGTATTTTACACTGGCTTGAATGCAGTagatgctaaatgctaacgtcagcagGCTAACATGCCCACAATGACAATGGTCCTTACCCTGGTcaccttttttaatttagagttagcatgctaatgctTGCTGATTATCAGTCAAtacaaagtaaagctgaggctGAAATAAGGTTAATGGTTCAGTTTAACTGAACAAATGTATTCGGTTATTGAATTGCAGTTTTTGGTCATTAACAAATGTATTTGGATTTTTGAACTGCTTATCAATAAAGTCAatagggtcaaaggtcagcacaATCTAATCAATAGATGTCAAGATAATTCactaaataagtattttttcaaCCTCGTGGTAGCGCTCCAGGAAAATTGAGGGTTTTCAACACAATTAGATACGCTCAACCCTATGAGGTCCATGAATGTCAAATGTCCGTAAAATCACAAATAATggtattttaatgaaaatcaaaatgatgctaggtttatatgttttgtttgttgtaacttgcagctttttataaaaaaataatgacaggCCTGACATGAGTAGGTTGAATGCAATTGCTCTGTGAAGTGGGAGAGATGTAAGCAAGATTTCAGTGTCAACACAACAATGTGTGCATTTAAAGAGAAGTACAACACGTGTGTGATTCTAACATAGTTGTATTAAGTATCAGACAAAGTCTAGCAGGCTGCTATTTAAGTGGGCAACAAGTTTTGGGTTTCACTTCTGTGTTTAACTGTGAACAGGACTTCAACTTAAAGTTCAAAGGAAATCAAGTTAGGCTGCAGTGCAAAGACCACCTCTGCAGAaacaccacagagagagagacgttcATTGCATGGTGGCGTTGTTTGTGGTTACCAGTAATCGCTCTCATATTTGGCCTTGGTGATCTCATCGTGATGCTGAGTGGTTCACTTCCCTCTATGCTCACAAATTTCAGGGCTCCACACAAACCTCAAGTTCTGCTTAAGATGCATGCATTGTGCAAAATACTCGGTGGCGATCGGGGGGGTCCTCGCTACCTGGTGCTCCGGTGTTATGCTGAAGTGCTTACCCAGACTCAAAATGCCAATCACTAGGCTATAGCCTGcacactttgcacacacatcacTATGGCTAATCTTGTTAGCGATAACGTCTCTCCCACAgttaaacaacacaacagctaTGCCGTGCAACATAATCGGCACAGCACATTGTGGCTCTGGCTTTCAGTGTCATTTAAGAcggaaaacaaatgtgaaaaaaaatcaattagaATAACAACTACAGCTAGACATAATATCCTAAGATTTGGACACATGATGGATAGACTGCAGAGTAAAGAGCAGAGATAAATGCTGTTTCTTATTTGCAGATTGAATGGAG includes these proteins:
- the LOC129093638 gene encoding SLAM family member 5-like isoform X1; protein product: MAAAQLRYTSLFSYTALLLIGYSLYDVETSSCERNIHKKVGDTVELSSCSPAEGVTSAYWKYEGLRIARKNVDVSGKHQFEGRLDLNPSSLDLTVRGLTLQDSGVFSFLSEVNNKQRPTVTITLHVHEPITIAPAVTSNSTWYPLNQSCTVLLECSATTDSPGVTYTWAVGNETMNGSSLQHVITPQDGDTRFTCTISNFVNEKSTIETVKCTPKKVSHFSPPAPLIIGTVIGILVFILLLLALLFYTKSNGPCCNRVTQDESQQPVYSSLLHGDGCVYETMRGLEDAGTGDDCVYE
- the LOC129093638 gene encoding SLAM family member 5-like isoform X2 codes for the protein MAAAQLRYTSLFSYTALLLIGYSLYDVETSSCERNIHKKVGDTVELSSCSPAEGVTSAYWKYEGLRIARKNVDVSGKHQFEGRLDLNPSSLDLTVRGLTLQDSGVFSFLSEVNNKQRPTVTITLHVHEPITIAPAVTSNSTWYPLNQSCTVLLECSATTDSPGVTYTWAVGNETMNGSSLQHVITPQDGDTRFTCTISNFVNEKSTIETVKCTPKKVSHFSPPAPLIIGTVIGILVFILLLLALLFYTKSNELPRMNPSSPCTPLFSMVMAVSMKL